One Candidatus Nitrotoga arctica genomic window, ACCCGATTGTCTGATTTTGCCATAGCCATCAGCAGGGCGAGTGCCATAGCGATACCGAAGGCAACGTAGCCAATACGCGAGAAAGTGACCATCACTCCATAGGTGGCGCCAACCAGCAACGCTGTACCGGTCAGCCTTGTTACCCAGCTCCGTCTTTCAAACAGCAGCACCACCAGGAATGGTGTCGATAGCGTAAGGAAAGATTCGATATCAGCCCCGCCGGTATGCATCTGGGAGAAAGGCCCTGTCACCCGGTAAACGTCGGTGAAATTGAATAATCCAGGAAACACGAAACGCTCCCAGGCCAACATCACAATCGTACCGGCCAAGCCGGCCACCATACCTCGCGCGAAAAGGCCGCGAACATCCTGCCCGATGGACGCCAGTCGTCCGAGCAGGCCATATATAAGGAATGCCCATAATGCACCCTTTGCAATGCGGAGCGCGTTATAGGGACTGTAGTAATTTGTGAATGAGTTTGCCTCTAGCGTTTGCCATGGCAGCAAGGCGCAGAGGATGCCAATCGCATAGGAAAGACCCAGTAAAGCAGCGAGGGAAAGAAACAGCAGGTCGCGTGGTGAATGACGACGCGCGGGCGGTAATCGGACATAACCGACGGTGACGCTGGTCAATAGAAGAAAATCAAACTCGTCAAAATAAAAGCGTCCACTCCAAGGCGCGAGGTCGAAAAACGCTAGAGCAGCTGGAACAACAATGAATATCAACTGTGGCCGGTACCAGAGCAGAACCGCATACCCAGCGAAAAGCGCAGCGAGGAGAGCTGGCTGGCTAGGAAAGGTCGCGACACCCCAGCCGACACTCGCCAAGCCCGCAATCAGGACGGCGTAACCTATAAGAGATGGCCTTTTGAGCATGATAAGCGGCACGGCCGACACTGTCGTGTCCGACATTTTGTTATTTATTGCTGGCGCCTTGGCCTTGGGAGCTTCCGTTTCACTAACATAGGGACGGCTGCGCATGGGGTAAGTTGATGCCGCAGTCATCGGCGAGTCAATGTGCTTCGAGATCTCTGCAGATATAGTAGGGGCAGACGCAAGCCGATTGACCAGTTTCGCTGTTGCCCAAGCAGAAAACCCAGCGAGGAGAATATTGGTGGGGTCGGGGTGGAGAGTCTCAAGGTATAACTTGCTCGTTTCCATGAATCCAGCTAACAACATTGCCATTAACATCGCTAGCCCGGGAGGATTCCAGGATGCCCAAGCCAGAATTCCAATGGGCGCATACAATAGGCATATGGATGTCAAACTTAACAGGGCGACCTGTTCCGTAGAGTAGTAATGATAATAAAACGGAAGAAAATGAATGTCATTTAAGATGCTCATGGCGAAGTCGTTGCCTATCCAGCGATGCTCGAACCAGCCATTTACCGCAGTCAGGGCAATCAGATAAAGGATACCCATGGGTAGACCGAATCGCCTGAATTCAGACGCCAGTCGTGATAAGTGCAACCGTGTACGATGGCGCCAAAACAGTGCGCCCAGACAAATTCCCGTCGCACGTGTAAACACGGAAAGACCCTGGCTAATGCCGGACACAATGAAAAATTGGGCAATCTCAATAATTAGTCCAAGGACCGCGCCAACGACAAATGCACGGGTAAAAGACCACGGGCGCCCCCTAATTGTCAGTTGGCAGAGTATCAAACCCAAGGGTACGACGGCCAAGGTTTCTGCAAACAGCTTAGCAAGAGGAAGCGCGATGTTGCCACGTACGGACTCCGATGCTACCAGCCATCCCCAGCCATCCGAGTGAAGCTTCCATTCGAGTTCAGGCACTGATACCAAGAAATCGTAGGGAAATAGGCTGAACGCAACATAGCCAATAGCATATGCTTTCAGCAGATGGGCAACCAAGCGATCCGGATTTCCCATAAGCGTGGAGAGGAACGACATGAATCGATCTGGCCAACGCACTGCAAAAACAGCTCCCAGAATGCTGCCGAGAAACTCAGCAATTACATCGTTGATGGATACCGTTCGGGGCGGGAAAAATAGTTGCGCAAATTCAACTGTTACGGCCAAAGTGAACGAAAACAGAAGCGAACCGATAAATGCCAAGACAAGTGTGCGATGCGTCTTGAAACGCGTAAATAGGGTGACGGTGAGGAAACCAACGGGTACGTAGAGCACGCCATTCGCGACCCAGTCGGCACGTCCTTGGGTTCCGACGTTGAGTAGACTGATATGCTGAAACATTTCCCATGCCTGATCCCAGGGTCGTGGATGAAAATCCAGAGGTACCAAGCTACCGTATATCACAAACAGGGTGTATACAATGGCAAGAGCCAGTATAGAAAAACGAGCGGAGGAAATGCTGAGCGAGTCACCACCCGACTTTTGCTGGAGATATTTCGGAGTTGCATGCAAGTCAGGCATAAATTAATTTTTATATTTGGTGACGTTGTAATTTCAAGGTCTTTGATCGTTAAGCATAACCATCAAGATGGGTACTCACACTGGTGCGCGCGTCTATAACGATATCCTGTCGTTGCCTGCAGTTGAAATCGTGATCCCAATCTGCTAACGAATACATATAAGCATCTATCTGCCGCCCTTCCCAAACTTGTTAAACCCGCGATCTTATTGGCGGTGGTGAACCTCGTTGGACTAAACCTTGGAGAACCGAACCTATGGGGATTGTAAGGTTTTGAAGTGTGGCGTCAACCAACCCATCTTTAACTCCCCCCAAAGAACCATCTTTCCTAATCATGCAATTAGCGCGTACTGATATTTTTACAAGCGTATTTGCTCGTTATTTTCGTCAGCCAACCAGTTTTTTGATTCCTCCGAGTGCAGGGTTTATCCCCAGTGCTTGATAAATTGCCAGCAACACGGCTTCCGCAAATGTACTTTTGCGGACATGTATTATTAGACCATCCGTGCACCGCAAGCTGAAAGTTCACAGGGAGGGTTAAATCATCTCCTTAAAGACTACCTGTAAAGCACCTCTCTTCCATTTATCGAATCCGTCGAAAATCAGTTTGTTGTAAACTAAAAGCATCCGCAATTCATTTCGATCCCCTGCAGGTCTTTTGGCAGGATGAAAATCGAGATGTCAGGATTGTTCGGCTTTCCTGAATTTTTTAAATGAATCAAGTTGGCAGTTTTATAAACTGCCAACGGAGTAGCGTTATGGACATTCATCGTACGATCCCTCATTGGCTACTGGCTTGTATTGCGACTCACTTCGGGCTTTCTCTCGCCTATGGGGTAGAGGAAAGTTGGAACGCCAAGTTCCAGACTACCTACGTCTGGCAGAGCAAAGCGCCATTCAATGCCGCCTACAGCGGACGCAACAGCCTCTCTACGGAGCGGGAAAAAAGCTATTCCTTCACCGGAACCGCCTTCCTCGGCATGCGGCCATGGGCGGGAGGCGAGTTGTATTTCAACCCGGAAGTGGTTCAAGGCGTCCCGCTCTCCAACCTCACGGGACTGGGCGGATTAACCAATGGCGAAATCGCCCGCACCTCTGGGCCCAAGCCAAAACTTTACATGGCACGGGCCTTCTTGCGCCAAAGCTGGGGATTGGGTGAGATACAAGATGCAGTTGATTCTGGTGCCAATCAACTGGCCGGGAAAGTTCACCAGCGCCTAATAGCCCTCACCGTGGGCAAACTTTCGGTAACGGATCTATTCGACAACAACGTTTACAGCCACGATCCGCGGACCCAGTTTATCAACTGGTCTCTCATGACCGCGGGCGCTTACGACTATGCAGCCGATGCGCGTGGTTATTCCTGGGGCGCCGCGCTGGAATATTATTACGACGACTGGGCCATACGCGCTGGCCGCTTCATCCAGCCTAAAGTGCCTAACCAGCTCGTCCTGGATCCGAATATATTCAGTCACTACGGCGATCAGATCGAAGTGGGGCATGGGCATGTGCTTATCGGTCAACCGGGCAAGATACGTCTGCTGGCCTTCCGCAACCGCACCTTGATGTCACGCTTCCAGGATGCGTTGGATTACGCCACGCTCAACGGCGGCGTGCCGAATATCAACAATGTGCGTAACGGTGAACAGATAAAATACGGCTTTGGCCTCAATCTGGAACAACAGCTAATCCAAAATGTGGGTATGTTCGGCCGCGCCAGTTGGGCAGACGGTAAAACAGAAACCTACGCCTTTACCGAAATAGACAATTCACTTGCTGCAGGGGCAGTCGTCCAAGGCAGTGCCTGGGGTCGTATTCAGGACAGCATGGGCATCGCACTCGTGCAAAATGGACTGTCGCGTCAACGACGCGACTACTTGGCCGCCGGCGGCATCAGTTTCTTCATTGGCGACGGCGCTCTCAAATACCGACGGGAAAATATTCTCGAAACCTACTACAGTCTTGGCGCTATCAAAAACACCTGGCTTACACTGGACTACCAACACATCCGCAATCCCGCGTACAACACCGACCGTGGGCCGGTTTCCATCGGTGCTGTTCGATTGCGTGGGGTGTTTTAAGGCTAGCAGCCTATCGGATTTTTCTTGCAAACCCACTCTAATCATCATGATCGAAATAGCTAAGGATTAGGTTTAGCTTCCGCTACAGTGGTAAATCCGTATTGACTGATGATGCCCTGAGCTTGCGGGCTCATAATGAATAAAGCAAAACGATAAGCAGCATCATGGCTTGCAGCGGTTGAGGTCAGCACCGATAAACCATAATCTGCCCTAATGGCAGCTTCCGCAGGTAATTCAATCATAGTAAAGGCAGGGTCTGGGGTAGTTTGACGCGAACTGCAATACCCAATTGAGATATCAATTTTATGCTGTTCAAAAAAATAGAGCGGAGCGGTTTTTCCTGCGGGTACGGGCGGATTTGTCTTGCCTCCACCTAATTGCTGCGCTTTAGCCTGCAATATGGCCTCAGCACTTGGCCGCACCTTATCTATTTTGGAAAACATCATCCAAGTGTAATCTCCGCCGGGATCAGATTTAGGAGTTGATGTTCCTAGCCCGACTTTTGGATCCAGTAGCCGATCCACAAAATTTTCCTTGGTCAGGCCGAATTCTGGCAGAGCTTTTGCGCACAATCGATTACGTGCCATCACTACAGGGGGCGTTGCCAAGCCTTTATCCGCCAGCTTTTGCGGGTGCGCCATATTGGCGGAAGCAAATATATCTGCTGGCTCACCCTGCTCTATGCGCTCCAATAACAACCCAGCCGGGCCAAAATCAGCTTGCACGGCTTCGCCGGTTTTTTCCTGATAGGCCTTAATGACAGCAGTCAGGGCACCAGTAAGGCTACCTGCTGCCAGCACCTTAATTGGCGGGGCTGCCAAGACATGGGGTGAGACTATTGCCAACCAGGAAAGCATAGCCAAGGTAAAGTGAAAGCTTTTAAGTTTTAGCATAAGTAACCTTCGCAATGTAATTTAATGATGTAATTTAATATCGACTTCACCTGAATCAGAAATCTATCTGTAATGAGGCACGCAGGGTGCGCGGCGCGCCTAAAGTGCCGGTACCATTGCCGGTTGCGCTAAAACCGTTTTGGCCATTGGGCGTAATATTGGCCCAGTAGCGCTCATTGGCGAGATTATAAAGAGTCAGGTTCCAGCTCGCTGCTTTGCCCATTATTTGGCTGTAATAACGTGCGCCCACATCTACTGTCGTAAAACCCGCCACCGAATAAGTGTTGGTATGATTTCCTGGGCGGCTTGTCGCATTCGCAATATGTAGATTGACCGATAGGCCGGGCGCCGCCGCAATGCGATAATCAAGCAATACACTGCTTACTACCTTGGATAAACCCAGAATCTGCTTGCCTTCAGTGGCAGCAGTTAGTGTATTTTCAAGACGTGGATCAAGGAAAGTTACGCCACTGTATATCGTCAGGTCTCGGGTTAAGGTACCGTTAGCGGTTAATTCCAGGCCATTATTTATCTGGTCGCCTTGCACCCTGAATACGCCATCTGCTCCAATATAGGGATAAGGTCGCTCAACGCGGAAGAGTGCCGCAGTCAAATTCATTTTCGCAATACTGACTTTATAGCCTAATTCCCACTGCTTGCTACGATACGGCGCCAATATCGCTTGCGGATTATTGGGCACTGGATCTGCCTGCTGCAGGCTGTCCGCATAAGACCCATACACCGTCATATTGCTTTGCGGCTTATAAGAAAGGATGGCGTTGGTACTAATGCCATCCTTGTCATAGCGGCTGGTGTCCACGCCAGCTTTGTTATTGCTGCGTGCTGTGATCCAGCTTTGGCTGGCAATCAGCGTTGCTGACCATTGCTTATTGAAGCTAATGGTATCGCCTATGTTGAGAGACTGCTGGCGCGTGGTCTGGGATTTATAACGATCTTTGAAATCTGGAAATACTGGCTCATTGAAAATAACAGGATTATCCAGGCTGGCGCTTCCAAGAGTAATTGCACCTATCTTGTTGGGTGTATAGCGATCCCAAGTAAATCCAGTGCTGGAAAATATCAGATCATGCGTCCAATCTCCGGTTTTAGCATGACCATTGAGCGCGATCGTATTACTGAGAATACGATCCAGACTGAAAGTCGTCGTAGCGGCTGTCGTAGTGTAGCTCCCTGCATTATTTGTCAGTGTATTGGTGGGTACGGTCGAAGCACGATCACTATCTTGTTGCAACAAGCCCGCCGATATTTGCCAGTCAGCGTTAAAACTATGCTTAAGTTTACCGCTGAAAGTTTTCGTAATATTGTTATCACCGCCAAAAGGCTGGCCATAACCCACCCGCGTGGGATCAGGCGCTGAAGGAAAACGCACATTGTCGTTCTGCAAGCTAAAAGTTCCGGGAAAACCCATGCTGAGGTAATGGTAGCGACTGGCATTCAGCTCCAATTTGGTGACATCGGTAAAATTGACATCCACTGCCAGACTCACCAGCTTACGTTCAAGCCGACTACGGTCAACGTAACCCTCGCCGGTATCATTCAATAAATTAAGGCGGTAACCAAACACTTTTCCCTTATCCACATAACCGCCCAAATCGACACTGCCCAGAGCCGCGCTCTGCGTGCCATAGCCCACACCGATCCGCCTCCGAGGCTCATCAGTCGGACGCTTTATTACATAATTGAAGGTACCAGCCGGATTAGAAGGCCCATAGATCGCTCCTGCCAACCCATTCAACACTTCGATGCGCTCAAACTGCTCAATGGGATAATCGGTAGTGGCTGCGATATTCATACCGTCGATGCGTGTATTCTGTACCACGCCAGCTTGCAGGCCACGCGTTTGCGGCCGAATATTCTCGCCCTGAACGGATGGCAAATAACGAAAAGCTTCACGCACGCTTTTAAACTGCTGGTTTCGCATCAGCTCCGCGGGAATCACATCGATCGCATAAGGAGTATCCAACAACGATTTTTCACTTAAGGGGCCAATTTTTACTTTGTCTGTGCGGTAATCCGAATCAACTTTTTTTCCGCTGACTTTAATTTCACCCAAGAAAGCTGGGTCTTCTTCCGCTAAAACCGTGACAGATAAACCCATATTAGTAGAAAGAACGGCCAGAAAAATAATCCGTCGAGAAGAAAAAAGCTTGTTTGGCATATAGGCTCGCGATGAGAAATGATGGGGAATTTACCCAAATCCAGCCTACAGATCAGGAATCGTTATATTTTAATGTATATAACGATTATTAACCAATCAATTCTGACAGTCACAAATTCTGAAGCCGGATTTCTGGAATTAAAAACCAAAGTTCCTACTAAAAAATCTGAAATTAAATTTCAGAATCAATCATTATGCAAAACATAATTAAGCTAAATAAAATGAAACCCACCATTGCAATGGGCGGATGAACAATACATTACCAACGTGCCGATACAGTGGGCAGTACATACGTTTCAGTGTTAATTTGGCTAAACGGCGCTCCAATGTATTGGAGTGGCACATTGATGACTTTCTCTCCCTGAGAGGAGCTCCAAACGTGATGGAATTTTCTATAGTCTCGGCATGGCCGTGACAGTAGGCGTCAAGATCGACAGCGACGTGGAGACCGTTCGCGCGTAACTTACGTCTTCAGAGCAGCGAAGGACGGCTCAAAGCCCAAGGACTAAACCGCTCGCGCGGTAATTGGCGCTCCGATTTAGCGCTTGTGGGTAGTTGACAGAAGCGCACCGCTGCTTATGTTGAGAAGTGAGGCAATCCGCCTCATTTTTCGATAGGAGCAGCATCATGAACTCAACGACACACCCCCTCAGTCCGTTGCGTCAACGCTTTCTTGACGACATGCGGATGCGCAAACTTGCCGCCAAGACCCAGAGCGGTTACCTCCGCGCGGTCAGCCGGTTTTATGACTGGCTGAAACGTTCGCCGGATACCGCAACGGCCGAAGACTTACGGCGTTATCAGATGTACTTGGTCGATCACGGCATGTCGTCGATCTCACTCAACATCACGATAACCGGATTGAAGTTCTTCTTCAATAGCACCCTTGATCAGCCCGAGTTAATGAGGCACATGCATCCGGTGCGCGAGCCGCGCAAGATTCCAATTGTCTTGAGTCAGGAAGAAGTCGCGCGCCTGATCGGCTGTGCCGGAAACCTCAAGAACCAAACGGCATTGTCAGTTGCCTACGGCGCGGGACTGCGCGTCAGCGAGGTCGCTGCGCTCAAAGTCAGTGATGTCGATAGCGAACGCATGACCCTGCGCATTGAACAGGGCAAAGGCAGCAAGGATCGCTACGCGATGCTCTCCCCCGTCCTGCTGGAGAGCCTGCGGACTTGGTGGCGCGCTGCTCGTGCCTCAGGTTGGATGCTCAATGGGGGCTGGTTGTTTCCGGGCCAGGATCCCGCTGACCCGATCAGCACCCGTCAGCTCAACCGAGTCATCCATGAGGCGGCCAAGGTCGCCCAGATCGACAAACGCGTCTCGATGCACACCCTGCGTCACAGCTTCGCTACTCACTTGTTGGAACAGAAGGTGGATATTCGGGTGATTCAGGTTTTGCTGGGGCATAAAAAACTGGAGACGACAGCACTCTATACGCAAGTGGCGACCAAGATTCTGCGCGAAGTGGTCAGTCCGTTGGATAGCCTGAATTCCATGTAGACACCGTGTAACTCACCAGCATGGTGCGTCCCGTACTGGAGGTCGCTGATATCTTCCGCGCCCAGGGTCCGGCATGGCGAGCAGCTCAGCAAGGGCATTTGAGTTTAGGGCAACTGAAGGTCATGTCAGCCATCGAACAGTGCCGCAGCGCGGCGCTGGGAGGGCATGTGTTGCATTGTCCAGCGTGTGCGCATGACGAAATCGCGTACAACTCCTGCCGTAACCGGCATTGCCCAAAGTGTCAGGCCAGCGCCGCCAAGCGTTGGCTCGAAGCCCGTCAGACCGAGCTGTTGCCGGTGGACTATTACCATGTCGTATTCACCTTGCCCGCGCCGATCAGCGCCATCGCTTACACCAACAAGGCGGTGATCTATCGTTTACTGTTTGAGGTGGCGGCCGAGACGCTGCATACCATCGCCGCCGATCCCGAGCATCTGGGGGCACGCATTGGGGCAACGTTGGTGCTGCACACTTGGGGATCGGCGCTTACACATCATCCTCATGTGCATGGCATTGTTCCCGGCGGTGGGTTGTCATTGGATGGGGAGCGTTGGGTGGCGTGCAAGCCGGGCTTCTTCTTGTCGGTGCGTGTGTTGTCGCGATTGTTTAGGCGGCGCTTCTTGGAAGAGCTGGCGCAGGTTCATCGTGCTGGTCAATTGCAGTTCTTCGGTGAGTATGCGCAGCTGAGTGAAGCGACTGCCTTCGCAGAGTGGCTTGCTCCGCTGCGCAAGTGCGAATGGGTGGTATATGCCAAACGCCCCTTTGCCGGACCTGCGGCAGTGTTGGTGTATCTGTCGCGTTACACCCATCGGGTGGCGATCGCCAATTCTCGCCTGATCGCGCTGGATGAGCGTGGTGTGACTTTTAAGTGGAAAGATTACCGAGAGACGGGGGGAACACGCCACAAGACGATGACGCTCAAGACCGACGAATTCATGCGGCGCTTTCTATTACATGTGCTGCCCAGTGGATTTCACCGTATCCGTCACTACGGCCTGATCGCTAATTCCGGTCGGCGGGAGAATCTTGCACGAGCGCGCGAACTGTTGAATGTGGCACCGGTGGAGCCCAAAGAGATTGATGTGTCGAACGAAACGGTTACACCGACCTTCGTTTGCCGGGAATGTGGTGCGGCGATGATCGTGACTGGAATATTGGCACGCGCATCAAACATCCGAGCGCCACCACCGTGTCGAGGTGTGACATGAGCATCAGCGGGTTTCGACAATCCAAACGACATCGGTCAATACCGATACGAGAAGGCGTTGCCTGGCGATGTAAAAACGCCATTCCTGGCGCACCGCCTCAATGTGAAATTGCAAATAGTCGCTCCGATACCGGATGCCTGGGTCAGCTGAGCCGTGTCATCGTTAGCTCAAACGATGGGATCTTCATCTTCAGCCGCAGCGTGATTCCTCAAATCCCCATAGGTCTTTGCCCACACTAACGCGCACCAGCAGCATCACCGCGGTTTCCTCCCTGAAGGCTTGTCAGACGCCTGCCCCACTGAGGGTCGTTGCATCTTGCTCGGGCTGCGACTAAGGGCAGGCATCTGACAACCCTAAACCACAGCGGACCTTTATCAGCCTGTCGGTGGCTTACCAGTGAACACCGCCAATTGAGCGTCGAAAGCACGCTTGAAGGCGGGTCGCGCTTCGCCACGGGCGACATAGGCGAGGAGGTTCGGATATTCGTCCAGCAAACACGATGCATTCAACCTAAGCAGTACCGCCACCATCAAAAGATCGCCCGCGCTGAACGCACCATCGAGCCAGTCGGCATCACCAAGACGAGCGGAAAGTTCGCCCAGCCGGTCACGGATGCGATCCTCGACGAGAGGCAGGCGCTGCTCGGACCAGGGCTTGTCACCCTCCAGGAGCTTGGCGGTATAGAGATCAAGGATCGGCGGCTCCACCGTGTTGAGCGCGGCAAACATCCACGCTATCGCGCGCGCCCGGGCATTTTCATCGTCTGGCAGCAGGCCTGCATGGTGCTCCGCGATATGGAACACGATGGCCCCCGACTCGAACAGGGCGAGATCGCCTTCTTCATAGGTGGGAATCTGCCCGAAAGGTTGAAGCGCTCGATGCGCGGGTTCCTTCATCGCACTGAACGAAACAAGACGAACTTCGTAAGGTTGACCGACTTCTTCGAGGGCCCAGCGAACCCGCATGTCGCGCGCGAGTCCTTTACCGCGATCGGGCGATTGTTCAAAGGCGGTGATGGTGGGGGTCATTGGAAGACTCCAGTTGATTGCATGACGCCATCGTGCGTCATGTAATTGATTGCGAAGGTACTTCTCATAGTGCTTTCTCCTTCAGTTTAGTCTTTCACTTTACATGTGTTCTCTATCCGGTAGTCCGACCTGCGAAGCGGCTTCGGCGTGAAGAAATTGTTAGGCGTATGTGAAAACATAAAGATGGATTGACCTAATCTACCGCTTTGGGCGCGCTGAAGGCTTTACTGTAGTAACCCGACGGATCGAAACAGCAAACCCGACGCTTTCCAGAAGCGAGCATGTCACAAGCATTACTAATCCGCTGCGCACGAGTCTTGGGCTGTTTGGCTGAAGTGATCCAATGTATCCAGTCCACGCGTGCGATGGTGGTTGTATCGTTCCAAACGGCTCGAGCCTCGGGAGTGGTCGTCAGGGCTTCTTGTAGGTCAGGGGGAATCTCAGGTTCAGGCTCTTGCTCAACTGATTTGACCTCGAACGTGACAATGTCGCCAATGTTTACGTCTGCGGTTTCGAGTAGCTCCTTGTTTACGCGCAGCCAATGACTCAATTGGCCATCTGGCTCAAGCGTAGCCCGGAAGCCATGGCCGTTGATGGTACCCTCTATCGTCGTCCTTCCTCGTCTAGGAAGCTTTCCGCTCGCATCCCTGGGCAGAATCACAAAAGCCCACGAAGTATCACCGCAAGACTTTGCCGGACGAAGCAGTTTTGCTTTAAACCGAGATTTTGTGTCTTTTCGTGTCATTCCGAATCAGTCAAGTAGAGTGGGCACGTCTTTGCCTCGTAGAGGTTCTCGCACCCGGAGGGTGTGCCCAAGCGGGTAGCGTTAATCATACCCAGCACCGCATTTACCATCGC contains:
- a CDS encoding YdeI/OmpD-associated family protein; its protein translation is MTRKDTKSRFKAKLLRPAKSCGDTSWAFVILPRDASGKLPRRGRTTIEGTINGHGFRATLEPDGQLSHWLRVNKELLETADVNIGDIVTFEVKSVEQEPEPEIPPDLQEALTTTPEARAVWNDTTTIARVDWIHWITSAKQPKTRAQRISNACDMLASGKRRVCCFDPSGYYSKAFSAPKAVD